From a single Sorghum bicolor cultivar BTx623 chromosome 5, Sorghum_bicolor_NCBIv3, whole genome shotgun sequence genomic region:
- the LOC8057118 gene encoding pectinesterase, with protein MRRLEAVLAAWPCAMATVVVLLALATGVAPAATEPKHDDGAVVVVSSTIGTTASPSSTAMNVTAICQTTPYPSACETALSSSSSPAPPPGGSSSSSSSSAADPFAASVQYAMARALSARAVARNVSAAHRRRPPPRGAAHRPPPGVQDCAELLDISLDQLGDALAAAGAGGGGGDADGVTTWLSAALTNQATCGDSLAADADTAGRDAVRARVSALSQFIATALALHVNKIKGHESSSSSRSSPSGSSSPSTPAATTTAFPSWVTQQDRNLLEFSAGASGGAIVADAVVALDGSGTHRSINEAIAAVTGGGGGSSGRKVIHVKAGRYEESVSISSKQKNVMLMGDGKGKSVIVGHKSAGEGYTTYASATVAAMGSGFIAKGLTILNTAGAGKGQAVALRVGGDLSVVYQCGIQAYQDTLYVHSGRQFYAGTDIAGTVDFIFGNAAVVLQSCDIQARRPSPGQEDTVTAQGRTDPNQNTGISIHRCRVTAAPDLAGTATPVYLGRPWRRYSRTVVMESFLDRSVSPAGWLEWSGQFALSTLYYGEYGNTGPGAGTSRRVTWPGVHTSLSRSDAVRFTVAEFIVGDAWLGGTGVNYISGL; from the exons ATGCGAAGGCTAGAGGCGGTCCTTGCCGCATGGCCTTGCGCCATGGCCACAGTGGTGGTGCTGCTAGCTCTCGCGACGGGAGTCGCGCCTGCGGCCACCGAACCAAAGCATGACGACGGTGCCGTCGTCGTCGTTTCGTCGACGATCGGCACCACCGCATCACCGTCGTCGACCGCCATGAACGTCACCGCGATCTGCCAGACGACGCCGTACCCGAGCGCGTGCGAGACGGcgctctcgtcgtcgtcgtcgccggcgccgccaccaggcggctcatcatcatcatccagcAGCAGCGCCGCCGACCCTTTCGCGGCGTCCGTGCAGTACGCGATGGCTCGGGCCTTGTCGGCGCGCGCGGTGGCGCGGAACGTCTCGGCGGCgcatcgtcgtcgtcctcctccccgCGGCGCCGCGCATCGTCCGCCGCCGGGCGTGCAGGACTGCGCCGAGCTGCTCGACATCAGCCTGGACCAGCTGGGCGACGCGCTCGCCGCCGCGGGCGcggggggcggcggcggcgacgcggacggGGTCACCACGTGGCTCAGCGCCGCGCTGACGAACCAGGCCACGTGCGGCGACAGCCTCGCGGCCGACGCGGACACCGCGGGGCGCGACGCCGTGCGCGCGCGCGTCTCCGCGCTCTCCCAGTTCATCGCCACCGCGCTGGCTCTGCACGTCAACAAGATCAAGGGTCacgagagcagcagcagcagcagaagctCACCGTCCGGCTCCTCGTCGCCGTCGACGCCAgcagcgacgacgacggcgtTCCCGTCCTGGGTGACCCAACAGGACCGGAACCTCCTGGAGTTCTCCGCGGGAGCGAGTGGTGGCGCCATCGTGGCGGACGCAGTGGTGGCGCTGGACGGCAGCGGGACGCACCGGAGCATCAACGAGGCGATCGCGGCcgtcaccggcggcggcggtggcagcaGCGGGAGGAAGGTGATACACGTGAAGGCCGGGAGGTACGAGGAGAGCGTGAGCATCTCGAGCAAGCAGAAGAACGTGATGCTGATGGGCGACGGAAAGGGGAAGAGCGTCATCGTCGGCCACAAGAGCGCCGGCGAAGGCTACACCACCTATGCCTCCGCCACCGTCG CTGCGATGGGGTCGGGCTTCATCGCCAAGGGGCTCACCATCCTCAACACCGCCGGAGCAGGGAAGGGTCAGGCGGTGGCGCTGCGCGTCGGCGGCGACCTCTCGGTGGTGTACCAGTGCGGCATCCAGGCGTACCAGGACACGCTCTACGTCCACTCGGGCCGGCAGTTCTACGCCGGCACCGACATCGCCGGCACCGTGGACTTCATCTTCGGCAACGCCGCCGTGGTGCTGCAGAGCTGCGACATCCAGGCGCGGAGGCCGAGCCCGGGGCAGGAGGACACGGTGACGGCGCAGGGCCGGACGGACCCGAACCAGAACACCGGCATCTCCATCCACCGGTGCAGGGTCACCGCCGCGCCGGACCTCGCCGGGACGGCGACGCCGGTCTACCTCGGCCGGCCGTGGCGGAGGTACTCCCGGACCGTCGTCATGGAGAGCTTCCTCGACCGGTCGGTCTCGCCGGCGGGGTGGCTGGAGTGGTCCGGGCAGTTCGCTCTCAGCACGCTGTACTATGGGGAGTACGGCAACACCGGGCCTGGCGCCGGGACCAGCCGGCGTGTGACGTGGCCTGGAGTGCACACGTCACTGTCCAGGTCGGATGCCGTGAGGTTTACCGTGGCGGAGTTCATCGTTGGAGACGCGTGGTTGGGTGGCACTGGAGTGAACTACATTTCAGGACTGTGA